In a single window of the Burkholderia pyrrocinia genome:
- a CDS encoding ABC transporter permease, protein MNRILLGLIGRRIAVTALTLLIVSVIIFAITNLLPGDAAQAALGQSATPETVAALRQQFGLDMPAHVRYVHWLASLLHGDFGRSLSSDMPVSDMIGGRLPKSLTLAAITTCVSVPIALVLGILAAVKRESAIDRAISLGTLSLVATPEFLIATVAVLVLAVKLHWLSALSYSGPIESVHDFLRAYAMPVLTLCAVVIAQMARMTRAAVIEQLSASYVEMAVLKGASPARVVLRHALPNAIGPIANAIALSLSYLLGGVIVVETIFNYPGLASLMVDAVGNRDFPLVQACTLIFCVAYLTLVLFADLCSIVSNPRLRT, encoded by the coding sequence ATGAACCGCATCCTGCTCGGACTGATCGGCCGCCGCATCGCGGTCACCGCGCTGACGCTGCTGATCGTGTCCGTGATCATCTTCGCGATCACGAACCTGCTGCCCGGCGATGCCGCCCAGGCCGCGCTCGGCCAGTCCGCGACGCCGGAAACGGTGGCCGCGCTGCGCCAGCAGTTCGGCCTCGACATGCCGGCCCACGTGCGCTACGTGCACTGGCTCGCGAGCCTGCTGCACGGCGACTTCGGCCGCTCGCTGTCGAGCGACATGCCGGTGTCCGACATGATCGGCGGACGCCTGCCGAAATCGCTGACGCTCGCGGCGATCACGACCTGCGTGTCGGTGCCGATCGCACTGGTGCTCGGCATCCTCGCGGCGGTCAAGCGCGAGTCGGCGATCGACCGCGCGATCAGCCTCGGCACGCTGTCGCTCGTCGCGACGCCGGAATTCCTGATCGCGACGGTCGCCGTGCTCGTGCTGGCGGTGAAGCTGCACTGGCTGTCCGCGCTGTCGTACAGCGGGCCGATCGAAAGCGTCCACGATTTCCTGCGCGCGTATGCGATGCCGGTGCTGACGCTCTGCGCGGTCGTGATCGCGCAGATGGCACGGATGACGCGCGCGGCGGTCATCGAGCAACTGAGCGCGTCGTATGTCGAGATGGCCGTGCTCAAGGGCGCGAGCCCCGCGCGCGTGGTGCTGCGCCATGCGCTGCCGAACGCGATCGGGCCGATCGCCAATGCGATCGCACTGAGCCTGTCGTACCTGCTCGGCGGCGTGATCGTCGTCGAGACGATCTTCAACTATCCGGGCCTCGCCAGCCTGATGGTCGATGCGGTCGGCAACCGCGACTTCCCGTTGGTGCAGGCGTGCACGCTGATCTTCTGCGTGGCCTACCTGACGCTCGTGCT
- a CDS encoding ABC transporter substrate-binding protein, translating into MSDDIDNGGDHRGFTRRDMMRIMAAGGMIATGAGGLLMGAHPAFAAPAPKRGGKIRVANESSSTADTLDPAKGSTGADYIRFFMFYSGLTQLDASLTPQMNLAESLRTSDAKTWVIKLRKGVTFHDGKTVGPADVVFSLLRHKNAATASKVKTIADQFTDAKATGPDEVTLTLASANADLPVILATPQLVIVKDGTTDFTTGIGCGPYKLKTFKPGVSTVGVRNDSYFKPGMPYLDEIELIGISDSAARLNALLSGDVHLVNAVDPRSTQRVASTPGYALKETKSGLYTDLIMRSESPLTANPDFVEGMKYLFDREQIRSAVFRGYAVIGNDQPIPPGHRYFNASLPQRPHDPDKAKFLFQKAGALGVALPPIYATSDANGSIEMAVLLQQAGQKIGLNLQVNRVSADGYWSNHWMKHPLGFGNINPRSSADVLFTQFFKSDAPWNESGWKNAKFDQLLLAARSETDDAKRKQMYGEMQAIVAQQGRVGIPAFISFLDGYDKRLGGLGSIPTGGMMGFMFAEHVWWNA; encoded by the coding sequence ATGAGCGACGATATCGACAACGGCGGAGATCACCGCGGCTTCACGCGCCGCGACATGATGCGGATCATGGCGGCGGGCGGCATGATAGCCACCGGCGCCGGCGGACTGCTGATGGGCGCGCACCCGGCGTTCGCCGCGCCCGCGCCGAAGCGCGGCGGCAAGATCCGCGTGGCCAATGAATCCAGCTCGACGGCCGACACGCTCGACCCGGCCAAGGGCTCGACGGGCGCCGACTACATCCGCTTCTTCATGTTCTACAGCGGCCTCACGCAGCTGGATGCCAGCCTGACGCCGCAGATGAACCTGGCCGAGTCGCTGCGGACGAGCGACGCGAAGACCTGGGTCATCAAGCTGCGCAAGGGCGTCACGTTCCACGACGGCAAGACGGTCGGCCCGGCCGACGTCGTGTTCTCGCTGCTGCGCCACAAGAACGCGGCCACGGCGTCGAAGGTCAAGACGATCGCCGACCAGTTCACCGACGCGAAGGCGACCGGGCCCGACGAAGTCACGCTCACGCTCGCCAGCGCGAACGCGGACCTGCCGGTGATCCTCGCGACGCCGCAGCTCGTGATCGTCAAGGACGGCACGACCGACTTCACGACCGGCATCGGCTGCGGCCCGTACAAGCTGAAGACGTTCAAGCCGGGCGTGTCGACGGTTGGCGTGCGCAACGACAGCTACTTCAAGCCGGGGATGCCGTATCTCGACGAGATCGAGCTGATCGGCATCAGCGACAGCGCCGCGCGCCTGAACGCGCTGCTGTCGGGCGACGTGCACCTCGTGAACGCGGTCGACCCGCGCTCGACGCAGCGTGTCGCGTCGACGCCCGGCTATGCGCTCAAGGAAACCAAGTCGGGGCTCTATACCGACCTCATCATGCGCAGCGAAAGCCCGCTGACCGCCAACCCGGATTTCGTCGAGGGGATGAAGTACCTGTTCGACCGCGAGCAGATCCGCTCGGCGGTGTTCCGCGGTTACGCGGTGATCGGCAACGATCAGCCGATTCCGCCGGGCCATCGCTACTTCAACGCGTCGCTGCCGCAACGGCCGCACGATCCGGACAAGGCGAAATTCCTGTTCCAGAAGGCGGGCGCGCTGGGTGTCGCGCTGCCGCCGATCTACGCGACGTCGGACGCGAACGGCTCGATCGAGATGGCCGTGCTGCTGCAGCAGGCCGGCCAGAAGATCGGACTGAACCTGCAGGTGAACCGCGTGTCGGCCGACGGCTACTGGTCGAACCACTGGATGAAGCATCCGCTCGGCTTCGGCAACATCAATCCGCGCTCGAGCGCCGACGTGCTGTTCACGCAGTTCTTCAAGTCGGATGCGCCGTGGAACGAGTCGGGCTGGAAGAACGCGAAGTTCGATCAGCTGCTGCTGGCCGCGCGTTCCGAGACCGACGATGCGAAGCGCAAGCAGATGTACGGCGAGATGCAGGCGATCGTCGCGCAGCAGGGCAGGGTCGGCATCCCGGCGTTCATCAGCTTCCTCGACGGCTACGACAAGCGCCTCGGCGGCCTGGGTTCGATCCCGACGGGCGGGATGATGGGCTTCATGTTCGCCGAGCACGTGTGGTGGAACGCGTGA
- a CDS encoding cupin domain-containing protein yields MKVQKISRSVDTALPEDWGTAGLPGTEPARVSGRQVVIPGSEAFDTGVFECTPGTYRRGVKEAEVMHFLAGAGTFAPDGEEAIEFGAGDTLFFAANTEGLWDVRETMRKVYVIF; encoded by the coding sequence ATGAAAGTTCAGAAGATTTCCCGCTCCGTCGACACCGCGTTGCCCGAAGACTGGGGCACGGCCGGATTGCCCGGCACCGAGCCCGCCCGCGTGTCGGGCCGCCAGGTCGTGATCCCGGGCAGCGAGGCATTCGACACCGGCGTGTTCGAATGCACGCCGGGCACTTACCGGCGCGGCGTGAAGGAAGCGGAGGTGATGCATTTCCTCGCAGGCGCCGGCACGTTTGCGCCGGACGGCGAGGAAGCGATCGAGTTCGGCGCGGGCGACACGTTGTTCTTTGCCGCGAACACCGAAGGGCTGTGGGACGTGCGCGAGACGATGCGCAAGGTGTATGTGATTTTCTGA
- a CDS encoding methyl-accepting chemotaxis protein, with translation MKLSTKLLMLVAAALLGVVLLAAMSLHTLRGALIDSRREEIVILLTKAEHLVNSYRALQASGTLTADQAQQQAKAALSALNADTKSYYWVTTADGVNLVHPNAKFIGTRAKGNRTTDGLTDSEAYRAGMAAAHFALVDVLVKRSPDADAVPKLQGVVAIPDWNWWIGTGFFYDDIDAAFTRLAMVLGAIALVIAATLAAIAWGVLRSVRRTLGGEPAHATHIAARIAAGELDVEFDAATAAPGSLLAALGEMKARLTETIAEIQTTTHSIAVGTGEIAQGNLDLSQRTEEQAASLQETAASMEQITSTVRQNAENARQANVLVTTAKEATELGGAAVQEVVETMRQISDESVRIADITVVIESIAFQTNILALNAAVEAARAGEEGRGFAVVASEVRSLAQRSAAAAKDIKGLIGVSVEKVGSGSRLVEAAGARMTEIVRSIDRVADIMGEISTASAEQSTGIEQVGKAVAQMDEVTQQNAALVEQAAAAASSLDEQAARLRSAVAVFRLAG, from the coding sequence ATGAAGTTGTCCACGAAACTGCTGATGCTCGTCGCAGCCGCCCTGCTCGGTGTCGTATTGCTTGCCGCCATGTCGCTGCACACGCTGCGCGGCGCGCTGATCGACAGCCGTCGCGAAGAGATCGTCATTCTTTTGACGAAGGCCGAACATCTGGTCAATTCGTACCGCGCGTTGCAGGCGAGCGGCACGCTCACGGCGGATCAGGCCCAGCAGCAGGCAAAAGCCGCGCTGTCGGCGCTCAACGCGGATACGAAAAGCTACTACTGGGTCACGACTGCCGACGGCGTCAACCTGGTTCATCCGAACGCGAAATTCATCGGCACCCGGGCCAAGGGGAATCGCACGACCGACGGCCTGACCGATAGCGAGGCTTACCGCGCCGGGATGGCGGCGGCGCATTTCGCGCTCGTCGACGTGCTGGTCAAGCGCAGCCCCGACGCGGATGCGGTGCCGAAACTCCAGGGCGTGGTCGCCATTCCGGACTGGAACTGGTGGATCGGCACGGGGTTCTTTTACGACGATATCGACGCGGCCTTCACGCGGCTCGCGATGGTGCTGGGCGCGATTGCGCTCGTCATCGCCGCGACGCTGGCGGCAATCGCATGGGGCGTCCTGCGCAGCGTCAGGCGCACGCTCGGCGGCGAGCCGGCGCACGCGACGCATATCGCCGCGCGCATCGCCGCCGGCGAACTGGACGTCGAGTTCGATGCGGCAACGGCCGCGCCGGGCAGCCTGCTCGCGGCGCTCGGCGAAATGAAGGCGCGCCTGACCGAGACCATCGCCGAAATCCAGACCACGACGCACTCGATTGCCGTCGGCACCGGCGAGATCGCGCAAGGCAACCTGGACCTGTCGCAACGCACGGAGGAACAGGCCGCGTCGCTGCAGGAAACGGCCGCCAGCATGGAGCAGATCACGTCGACGGTCCGACAGAATGCCGAGAATGCGCGTCAGGCCAACGTGCTCGTCACCACGGCCAAGGAGGCGACCGAACTCGGCGGGGCCGCGGTGCAGGAAGTCGTCGAAACGATGCGGCAGATTTCGGACGAGTCGGTGCGGATCGCCGACATTACCGTCGTGATCGAAAGCATCGCGTTCCAGACCAACATTCTTGCGCTCAACGCGGCCGTCGAAGCGGCGCGAGCCGGCGAGGAAGGGCGCGGGTTCGCGGTCGTGGCGTCGGAGGTCCGCTCGCTCGCCCAGCGCAGCGCCGCGGCGGCGAAGGACATCAAGGGGCTGATCGGGGTGTCGGTCGAGAAGGTCGGCAGCGGCAGCCGGCTCGTCGAGGCGGCGGGGGCGCGCATGACGGAGATCGTTCGCTCGATCGACCGGGTTGCCGACATCATGGGCGAGATCTCCACGGCCTCGGCCGAGCAAAGTACCGGCATCGAACAGGTCGGCAAGGCGGTGGCGCAAATGGATGAAGTCACGCAGCAGAACGCCGCGCTCGTCGAGCAGGCTGCCGCTGCGGCTTCGTCGCTGGATGAACAGGCGGCACGGTTGAGGTCCGCGGTAGCAGTGTTCCGGCTGGCCGGCTGA
- a CDS encoding haloacid dehalogenase type II: protein MIQFEPKFITFDCYGTLTRFRMGDMAREIYADRLSPVDLEEFVRVFAGYRLDEVLGAWKPYRDVVVNAIRRTCNRLGVKFDEAEAERFYLAVPTWGPHPDVPAGLSRLAKKYKLVILSNASDDQIMSNVDKLGAPFHAVFTAQQAQSYKPRMQGFEYMFDKLGCQPQDVLHVSSSLRYDLMTAEDLGIKHKAFVNRGHEPGTPYYNYTEVSDIGDLATQLGL from the coding sequence ATGATTCAATTTGAACCGAAATTCATCACGTTCGACTGCTATGGCACGCTGACCCGCTTCCGGATGGGCGACATGGCGCGCGAGATTTACGCCGACCGGCTGTCGCCGGTCGATCTCGAGGAATTCGTGCGTGTGTTCGCCGGCTATCGCCTCGACGAGGTGCTCGGCGCGTGGAAGCCGTATCGCGACGTGGTCGTCAACGCGATCCGCCGCACCTGCAACAGGCTCGGCGTGAAGTTCGACGAAGCCGAAGCCGAGCGCTTCTATCTCGCGGTCCCGACCTGGGGCCCGCATCCGGACGTGCCGGCCGGCCTGTCGCGGCTCGCGAAGAAGTACAAGCTGGTGATCCTGTCGAACGCGTCGGACGACCAGATCATGAGCAACGTCGACAAGCTCGGCGCGCCGTTCCACGCGGTGTTCACCGCGCAGCAGGCGCAGTCGTACAAGCCGCGCATGCAGGGCTTCGAGTACATGTTCGACAAGCTCGGCTGCCAGCCGCAGGACGTGCTGCACGTGTCGTCGAGCCTGCGCTACGACCTGATGACGGCCGAGGATCTCGGGATCAAGCACAAGGCGTTCGTCAATCGCGGCCACGAGCCGGGCACGCCGTACTACAACTACACGGAAGTGTCCGACATCGGCGATCTCGCGACGCAGCTCGGCCTGTAA
- a CDS encoding GNAT family N-acetyltransferase — translation MADLNSSRTLTYRPFAESDLPAAHRLSEAFNWPHRVDDWRFVLQLGSGFVAEDETGVVGTALGWRFGESHASLGMVIVSPERHGRGIGRELLARLVDGFGTRTVFLHATPAGEPLYAKFGFHAIGTIDQHQGTVFQPPLISLPPGERLRPLGTNDGPRLAALASRAAGYPRDAATEALLDVANGIALDRDGELLGFALFRRFGRGHAIGPVIAPDALRAQALISHWLALHEGMFVRLDVPGDSGLSDWLQGLGLPRVDTVVAMVRGDAPARDPALRAFAIVNQALG, via the coding sequence GTGGCCGACCTCAATTCTTCCCGCACGCTTACCTATCGTCCGTTCGCCGAAAGCGACCTGCCCGCCGCCCATCGGCTGTCGGAAGCGTTCAACTGGCCGCATCGGGTCGACGACTGGCGCTTCGTGCTGCAGCTCGGCAGCGGCTTCGTCGCCGAAGACGAGACCGGCGTCGTCGGCACCGCGCTCGGCTGGCGCTTCGGCGAATCGCATGCATCGCTCGGCATGGTGATCGTGTCGCCCGAGCGCCACGGCCGCGGCATCGGCCGCGAACTCCTCGCGCGGCTCGTCGACGGCTTCGGCACGCGCACGGTATTCCTGCATGCGACGCCGGCCGGCGAGCCGCTGTACGCGAAGTTCGGCTTCCACGCGATCGGCACGATCGACCAGCACCAGGGCACCGTGTTCCAGCCGCCGCTGATCTCGCTGCCGCCCGGCGAACGGCTGCGGCCGCTCGGCACGAACGACGGCCCGCGACTCGCGGCGCTCGCGTCGCGCGCGGCCGGCTATCCGCGCGACGCGGCGACCGAGGCGCTGCTCGACGTCGCCAACGGGATCGCGCTCGACCGCGACGGCGAACTGCTCGGCTTCGCGCTGTTCCGCCGGTTCGGCCGCGGCCATGCGATCGGCCCGGTGATCGCGCCGGACGCGCTGCGCGCGCAGGCGCTCATCAGCCACTGGCTCGCGCTGCACGAGGGCATGTTCGTGCGGCTCGACGTGCCGGGCGACAGCGGCCTGTCCGACTGGCTGCAGGGGCTCGGGTTGCCGCGCGTCGACACGGTCGTCGCGATGGTGCGCGGCGACGCGCCCGCGCGCGACCCGGCGCTGCGTGCGTTCGCGATCGTGAACCAGGCGCTCGGCTGA
- a CDS encoding 2-hydroxyacid dehydrogenase has protein sequence MSFVYKADPVRGALWARRFAQQAPDLAFRIWPDIGDPHAVRYLAAWQPPDDPVALLPNLEIVFSVGAGIDQFDLSRVPAHIPVVRMIEPGIVDGMVEYVTQAVLTIHRDLFDYAAQQRTQVWHERPVRAAASRRVGVLGLGTLGQAVLDMLRRFGFPCAGWSRTPRTLDGVECHAGDAALEAFLARTDILICLLPLTDDTRGLLGARVFDALPAGASLVQVGRGPQLDAAALLAALDSGRLDSAILDVTEPEPLPAGHPFWTHPRIRITPHIASATRPDTAVDAVLANLARHRAGQPMIGVVDRARGY, from the coding sequence ATGAGCTTCGTCTACAAGGCCGACCCGGTGCGCGGCGCGTTATGGGCGCGCCGCTTCGCGCAACAGGCGCCCGACCTCGCGTTCCGGATCTGGCCGGACATCGGCGATCCGCACGCGGTGCGCTACCTCGCCGCGTGGCAGCCGCCCGACGATCCGGTCGCGCTGCTGCCGAACCTCGAGATCGTGTTCTCCGTCGGCGCCGGCATCGACCAGTTCGACCTGTCGCGCGTGCCTGCGCACATCCCGGTCGTGCGGATGATCGAGCCCGGCATCGTCGACGGCATGGTCGAGTATGTGACGCAGGCCGTGCTGACGATCCATCGCGACCTGTTCGACTACGCGGCGCAGCAACGCACGCAGGTCTGGCACGAGCGGCCGGTGCGCGCGGCCGCGTCGCGCCGCGTCGGCGTGCTCGGGCTCGGCACGCTCGGCCAGGCCGTGCTCGACATGCTGCGGCGCTTCGGCTTCCCGTGCGCCGGCTGGAGCCGCACGCCGCGCACGCTCGACGGCGTCGAGTGCCATGCGGGCGATGCGGCGCTGGAAGCGTTTCTCGCGCGCACCGACATCCTGATCTGCCTGCTGCCGCTCACGGACGACACGCGCGGGCTGCTCGGCGCGCGCGTGTTCGACGCGCTGCCGGCCGGCGCGTCGCTCGTGCAGGTCGGCCGCGGCCCGCAGCTCGACGCGGCCGCGCTGCTCGCGGCGCTCGACAGCGGCCGGCTCGACAGCGCGATCCTCGACGTGACGGAGCCCGAACCGTTGCCGGCCGGCCACCCGTTCTGGACCCATCCGCGCATCCGGATCACGCCGCACATCGCCAGCGCGACGCGGCCCGACACCGCCGTCGATGCCGTGCTGGCGAACCTCGCGCGCCATCGCGCGGGGCAGCCGATGATCGGCGTCGTCGATCGCGCGCGCGGCTACTGA
- a CDS encoding aspartate aminotransferase family protein — protein sequence MTYSALIEADRQHLIHPVVNYRTHEARGVTVLDSADGVFLRDAQGHTLLDAFSGLWCVNVGYGRDSIVKAAADQMAKLPYATGYFHFGSQPAIELAERLAALAPASLNRVYFTLGGSDAVDSAVRFITHYFNATGRPTKKHMIALERGYHGSSSIGAGLTALPAFHRHFDLPRADQHHIPSPYPYRHPLGDDPQALIAASVAALEAKVAELGADNVAAFFCEPVQGSGGVIVPPAGWLKAMRDACRRLGILFVADEVITGFGRTGPLFACETERVEPDLMTVAKGLTAGYAPMGAVLMSDEIYEGIAGSRTESAVVGHGHTYSAHPVSAAIGLEVLRLYHEGGLLANGQAMAPRFAAGLDALRDHPLVGDARSAGLLGALELVADKARKTRFDPALNLPDRITAAAYANGIVFRAFGDGVLGFAPALSFTAGEFDLLFDRVRKTLDDVLADAGVQRALDAAHAQPA from the coding sequence ATGACCTACTCCGCGCTGATCGAAGCCGATCGCCAACACCTGATTCATCCGGTCGTCAATTACCGTACGCACGAGGCGCGCGGCGTCACCGTGCTCGACTCCGCCGACGGCGTGTTCCTGCGCGATGCGCAAGGCCACACGCTGCTCGACGCGTTTTCCGGCCTGTGGTGCGTGAACGTCGGCTACGGCCGCGACAGCATCGTGAAGGCGGCGGCCGACCAGATGGCGAAGCTGCCGTACGCCACCGGCTATTTCCATTTCGGGTCGCAGCCCGCGATCGAGCTCGCCGAGCGGCTCGCCGCACTCGCGCCCGCGTCGCTGAACCGCGTGTACTTCACGCTCGGCGGCTCCGATGCGGTCGATTCCGCGGTGCGCTTCATCACGCACTATTTCAACGCGACCGGCCGCCCGACGAAGAAGCACATGATCGCGCTCGAGCGCGGTTATCACGGCTCGTCGTCGATCGGCGCCGGGCTCACCGCGTTGCCCGCGTTCCATCGCCATTTCGACCTGCCGCGCGCCGACCAGCACCACATTCCGTCGCCCTACCCGTATCGCCACCCGCTCGGCGACGATCCGCAGGCGCTGATCGCCGCGTCCGTCGCCGCGCTCGAAGCGAAGGTCGCGGAACTCGGCGCGGACAACGTCGCGGCGTTCTTCTGCGAGCCGGTGCAAGGCTCCGGCGGCGTGATCGTGCCGCCCGCAGGCTGGCTGAAGGCGATGCGCGACGCATGCCGCCGCCTCGGCATCCTGTTCGTGGCCGACGAGGTGATCACCGGCTTCGGCCGCACGGGCCCGCTGTTCGCATGCGAGACCGAACGCGTCGAGCCGGACCTGATGACCGTCGCGAAGGGCTTGACGGCCGGTTATGCGCCGATGGGCGCGGTCCTGATGTCCGACGAAATCTATGAAGGGATCGCGGGCAGCCGCACCGAGTCCGCGGTGGTCGGGCACGGCCACACGTATTCCGCGCATCCGGTCAGCGCCGCGATCGGCCTCGAGGTGCTGAGGCTCTATCACGAAGGCGGGCTGCTCGCGAACGGCCAGGCGATGGCGCCGCGCTTCGCGGCGGGCCTCGACGCGCTGCGCGACCACCCGCTGGTCGGCGACGCGCGTTCGGCGGGCCTGCTCGGCGCGCTCGAGCTGGTGGCCGACAAGGCGCGCAAGACGCGCTTCGACCCGGCGCTGAACCTGCCCGACCGGATCACGGCGGCCGCGTACGCGAACGGCATCGTGTTCCGCGCGTTCGGCGACGGCGTGCTCGGTTTCGCGCCGGCGCTGAGCTTCACGGCCGGCGAGTTCGACCTGCTGTTCGATCGCGTGCGCAAGACGCTCGACGACGTGCTGGCCGACGCGGGCG